The Verrucomicrobiia bacterium genome window below encodes:
- a CDS encoding thymidylate synthase: MVQYLQLLKLVLEQGKFKGDRTGTGTYSLFGAQSRYDLREGFPLVTTKKTHLKSIIHELLWFLKGETNIQYLKENGVTIWDEWAKEDGSLGRVYGAQWCDWRTVDGRSINQIDQVIEQIKKNPNSRRHIVSAWNVGEIEQMALPPCHAFFQFYVQDGELSCQLYQRSADLFLGVPFNIASYALLTMMVAQVCDLKPGDFVHTFGDLHLYSNHLEQAKLQLSRLPRPLPQMKINPVVKNIHDFVYADFELVGYDPHPGIKAPIAV, encoded by the coding sequence ATGGTCCAATATCTGCAACTGCTCAAGCTCGTCCTCGAACAAGGCAAATTCAAAGGTGACCGCACCGGCACCGGCACCTATTCCCTCTTCGGCGCGCAGAGCCGTTATGACCTGCGCGAAGGTTTCCCGCTCGTCACCACCAAGAAGACCCATCTCAAGTCCATCATCCACGAACTTCTCTGGTTCCTGAAGGGCGAGACGAACATCCAATACCTGAAGGAAAACGGCGTCACCATCTGGGATGAATGGGCGAAGGAAGACGGCAGCCTTGGTCGCGTTTACGGCGCTCAATGGTGCGATTGGCGCACCGTTGATGGTCGTTCCATCAACCAGATCGATCAAGTCATCGAGCAGATCAAGAAGAACCCGAACAGCCGCCGCCACATCGTCAGTGCATGGAATGTCGGCGAGATCGAGCAAATGGCGCTGCCGCCCTGCCATGCTTTCTTCCAGTTCTACGTGCAAGACGGCGAGCTAAGTTGCCAGCTCTATCAACGCAGCGCGGATCTTTTCCTCGGTGTGCCGTTCAACATCGCCTCCTACGCCTTGCTCACCATGATGGTCGCGCAGGTCTGTGATCTGAAGCCCGGCGATTTCGTCCACACTTTCGGTGATCTGCACCTCTACTCGAACCATCTCGAACAGGCGAAGCTCCAGCTTTCGAGGTTGCCGCGACCTCTGCCGCAGATGAAGATCAACCCCGTCGTGAAGAATATCCACGACTTCGTTTACGCAGACTTCGAGCTCGTCGGTTACGATCCTCATCCGGGCATCAAAGCGCCGATCGCTGTTTAG
- a CDS encoding 2-oxo acid dehydrogenase subunit E2 produces MDVKLPKLGEGADSGVVVGILVKEGDKVTKGQTIIELENEKAVAPIPATADGVVSKIHVKEGAKISIGALLITLDGGSGGGAAAPAEAPAAKAAAPKAKKKAAPVVVEEEEEADDDSGDEGEEESFDDVEVAAPPSVRKVAREIGLDLRRVKGSEAGGRVVMADVRVYIQKLIKLAAKGKAAPAAAPAAAAAPAKPVAESIDFSQWGDITKKPMTGLRKVIARRMVESVTTIPQVTQFDDVDITALNDLRKKFSADYEKAGARLTLTPFAIKALVAALKKHPIMNSSMDEVTEEIVFKNYYHIGIAVDTEAGLMVPVIKDADKKSLLEISKELEEIAKKARDRKLSPDDMKGGTFTISNQGGIGGAHFTPIVNKPEVGIFGMGRGALKPVVVGKEVQVRLMMPIAISYDHRLIDGGTAARFTVDLIAAYAAMTDADVKL; encoded by the coding sequence ATGGACGTCAAATTACCGAAACTCGGTGAAGGTGCAGATTCCGGCGTGGTGGTCGGGATTCTGGTCAAGGAAGGTGACAAAGTCACCAAGGGCCAGACCATTATTGAATTGGAAAATGAAAAGGCCGTCGCGCCCATCCCTGCTACAGCGGATGGCGTGGTGAGCAAAATCCACGTGAAGGAAGGCGCCAAGATCTCCATCGGCGCGCTGCTCATCACGTTGGATGGCGGCAGTGGCGGCGGTGCCGCTGCTCCGGCCGAAGCTCCGGCTGCGAAAGCCGCCGCGCCGAAGGCCAAGAAGAAGGCCGCCCCGGTGGTCGTCGAGGAAGAGGAAGAAGCGGATGATGATTCCGGCGACGAGGGCGAAGAAGAATCTTTCGATGACGTGGAAGTCGCCGCGCCGCCTTCCGTGCGCAAGGTCGCCCGCGAGATCGGTCTCGACCTGCGCCGCGTGAAGGGCAGCGAAGCCGGTGGCCGTGTCGTGATGGCCGACGTCCGCGTTTACATCCAGAAGCTCATCAAGCTCGCCGCGAAGGGCAAGGCCGCTCCAGCCGCAGCTCCTGCTGCCGCTGCCGCACCTGCCAAGCCGGTGGCAGAATCCATCGACTTCTCGCAATGGGGCGACATCACCAAGAAGCCGATGACCGGCCTCCGCAAGGTCATCGCCCGCCGCATGGTGGAGAGCGTCACCACGATCCCGCAAGTCACGCAGTTCGACGATGTGGACATCACCGCGCTGAACGATCTGCGCAAGAAATTCTCCGCTGATTACGAGAAGGCCGGTGCGCGCCTCACGCTCACGCCGTTCGCCATCAAGGCGCTCGTCGCCGCGTTGAAGAAGCATCCGATCATGAACTCCAGCATGGATGAAGTGACGGAAGAGATCGTCTTCAAGAATTACTACCACATCGGCATCGCCGTGGATACGGAAGCCGGTCTGATGGTCCCCGTCATCAAGGACGCGGACAAGAAGAGCCTCCTGGAAATCTCCAAGGAACTCGAAGAGATCGCCAAGAAAGCGCGCGATCGCAAGCTCTCGCCCGATGACATGAAGGGCGGAACATTCACCATCTCGAACCAAGGCGGTATCGGTGGTGCTCATTTCACGCCGATCGTGAACAAGCCCGAAGTCGGCATCTTCGGCATGGGCCGCGGTGCGCTGAAGCCGGTGGTCGTCGGCAAGGAAGTGCAAGTGCGCTTGATGATGCCGATCGCGATCAGCTACGACCATCGATTGATCGATGGTGGTACGGCAGCACGCTTCACCGTGGATCTCATTGCGGCTTACGCGGCGATGACTGATGCGGACGTGAAACTCTAA
- a CDS encoding glycine cleavage T C-terminal barrel domain-containing protein has translation MSLLPLHEFHELQDAQFTEVNGIEFVASYGDVAAEYRAFKETAGFIDLSGRSRVCLLGADRLKFLHGQVTNDVQGLKADGGCYAALVNAKAKMETDLYIYRLADEILLDFEPALTEKVTARLDKYIIADDVQIVDVAPHYGLVSVQGPKSAAAIEALGIVPTLPAKSLHWVKDNVPDVGDIYVMNQPRFGTTGYDVFIPSAGLGMIADKLLAAVKAQGGRACGWEAFEAVRIEAGIPRFGADMDETNLPPEAGIEPRAVSYNKGCYIGQEVIARIRTYGQAAKSLRRLELTGVNELPVKGTKLQLAGKDVGYITSAVRLPVSGQVCALGYVRKEHKEAGTVLDLPSGQTKVI, from the coding sequence ATGAGCCTGCTCCCATTACACGAGTTCCACGAGCTGCAAGACGCCCAGTTCACCGAGGTGAACGGCATCGAGTTCGTCGCGAGTTATGGCGATGTGGCGGCAGAGTATCGCGCCTTCAAAGAAACGGCGGGATTCATTGATCTCAGTGGCCGCAGTCGCGTTTGCTTGCTCGGCGCGGACCGATTGAAATTTCTCCACGGCCAAGTCACCAATGACGTGCAGGGTTTGAAAGCCGATGGCGGTTGTTACGCGGCCCTCGTAAATGCGAAGGCGAAGATGGAGACGGATCTCTACATCTATCGTCTCGCAGATGAGATTCTCCTCGATTTCGAACCGGCGCTTACGGAGAAAGTCACGGCGCGACTGGACAAATACATCATCGCGGATGATGTGCAGATCGTGGATGTCGCGCCGCATTATGGTCTCGTGAGTGTGCAAGGGCCGAAGTCTGCGGCAGCGATTGAAGCGCTCGGCATCGTGCCGACCTTGCCCGCGAAATCATTGCATTGGGTGAAAGATAATGTGCCGGATGTGGGCGACATCTATGTGATGAATCAGCCACGCTTTGGCACGACGGGTTACGATGTGTTCATCCCGAGCGCAGGCTTGGGCATGATCGCGGACAAACTTCTCGCGGCAGTGAAAGCGCAGGGCGGTCGTGCGTGTGGCTGGGAGGCGTTTGAAGCGGTGCGCATCGAGGCCGGTATCCCGCGCTTCGGAGCGGACATGGATGAAACAAATTTGCCGCCGGAAGCAGGTATCGAGCCGCGCGCGGTCAGCTACAACAAAGGCTGCTACATCGGCCAGGAAGTGATCGCGCGTATTCGCACATATGGACAAGCGGCGAAATCCTTGCGTCGTCTGGAGCTGACGGGGGTGAATGAATTGCCCGTGAAAGGCACGAAACTGCAACTCGCGGGCAAGGATGTGGGCTATATCACCTCAGCAGTGAGATTGCCGGTGAGTGGGCAAGTGTGTGCGCTGGGATATGTGCGCAAGGAGCACAAGGAAGCGGGAACGGTTTTGGATTTGCCGAGCGGGCAGACGAAGGTGATTTGA
- a CDS encoding DUF6263 family protein, producing MFVSTGLVMFTGCDKKKTPAANASTPSAEAAAPAEPPKPKEPPIELKPKWEAGKRYVMREETEQEATMTMPNQPAPVKSGNSVKRDFALTILSARPEGGHVMEAEFLANKIEVRMADRVTAAFDSASDVKTDRTNALAKMHRKLVGGKFTYITDTNGNVEKIEGVSNLVRKVTLGLDANTAKLLRAQYSEEQLKKLGLLPEGIPAQAVAPGDSWTNTFDMPVSGATAKFTVQSSFSGYEEKNAKKCAIIKNTGTAQISLGNTPAAAMMQFENVKLEGDVVYEVETGRYTEANTTMSMEIKVTANGQTMTQPVTIKSKKTLVEVTDAPKSAEPTAAPTTKKAE from the coding sequence GTGTTTGTCTCCACGGGCTTAGTGATGTTTACGGGCTGTGATAAGAAGAAAACGCCGGCAGCGAATGCATCCACACCCTCTGCGGAAGCGGCAGCTCCGGCAGAACCGCCCAAGCCGAAAGAGCCGCCGATCGAGCTAAAACCGAAATGGGAAGCGGGCAAGCGCTACGTGATGCGCGAGGAAACGGAGCAGGAGGCCACGATGACAATGCCAAACCAGCCTGCACCGGTGAAGTCTGGCAATTCCGTGAAACGCGATTTCGCCCTCACAATCTTGAGCGCGAGACCTGAAGGTGGACATGTGATGGAGGCCGAGTTCTTGGCGAACAAGATCGAGGTCAGGATGGCGGACCGTGTGACGGCTGCGTTCGATTCGGCTTCAGATGTCAAAACAGACCGGACGAATGCACTGGCGAAAATGCATCGCAAACTCGTGGGAGGGAAGTTCACTTACATCACGGATACGAACGGGAATGTCGAAAAAATTGAAGGCGTCTCCAATCTGGTCCGCAAGGTGACGTTGGGACTGGACGCCAATACGGCCAAGCTGCTGCGGGCACAGTATAGTGAAGAGCAGCTCAAGAAGTTGGGGCTGTTGCCAGAAGGGATTCCAGCGCAAGCGGTAGCCCCTGGGGATTCATGGACAAATACCTTCGACATGCCCGTAAGTGGCGCGACGGCGAAATTCACCGTGCAATCCTCCTTCAGCGGTTACGAAGAGAAGAATGCCAAGAAGTGTGCGATCATCAAGAACACGGGCACAGCACAGATCAGTCTGGGCAACACACCTGCGGCGGCGATGATGCAGTTCGAGAACGTGAAGCTGGAGGGCGATGTGGTTTACGAGGTGGAGACAGGCAGATACACTGAGGCCAATACCACGATGTCCATGGAGATCAAGGTGACGGCCAATGGGCAAACCATGACGCAACCGGTCACGATCAAGTCGAAGAAAACTCTTGTCGAAGTGACTGACGCGCCAAAATCAGCCGAGCCGACGGCTGCTCCCACCACAAAGAAAGCCGAATAA
- the lpdA gene encoding dihydrolipoyl dehydrogenase produces the protein METIKTDIVVVGAGPGGYAAAFYAADQGKKVILIEKDPKLGGVCLNRGCIPSKALLNATKAIKEARESAHRGITFAEPTIDLNKLREWKNSVISKLSGGVASLAKMRGVEVIHARGYFEGSQSLRIETAEGQKFISYDKAIIAVGSKAALPKAFDLGNPRVMTSRGALEVEDIPENLLVVGGGYIGMELGTVYAGLGSKVVVIEAMDSLLAGADADLARPVVAYAKKAFKEVRLKAKVLSMATVGKQIKVVSEMNGQKLEELYDRVLVAVGRGPNSEDLGLENTKVTRDEKGFIKINAQQQTEDPNIYAIGDVAGGIMLAHKASKEARIAVDVITGHNSAFEKIVIPAVVFTDPEVAWAGLTEAEAKKQGREVKVAKFPWGASGRALSFDRPDGLTKLIIDPETERILGVGIVGHGAGELIAEGTLAIEMGATVTDLAETVHPHPTLSETLMESAEVFFGHATHTFVKKAAPTE, from the coding sequence ATGGAAACGATTAAGACCGATATCGTAGTAGTAGGCGCTGGCCCGGGCGGATATGCCGCTGCGTTCTACGCTGCGGACCAAGGCAAGAAAGTCATCCTCATCGAGAAAGATCCCAAGCTCGGTGGCGTCTGCTTGAACCGCGGTTGCATCCCTTCCAAGGCGTTGCTCAACGCGACGAAAGCGATCAAGGAAGCCCGTGAATCCGCGCATCGCGGTATCACGTTCGCCGAACCGACCATCGACCTGAACAAGCTGCGCGAGTGGAAGAACTCCGTGATCAGCAAGCTCAGCGGCGGCGTCGCCTCTCTCGCGAAGATGCGCGGTGTGGAAGTCATCCACGCCCGTGGTTATTTCGAAGGCTCGCAATCCCTCCGCATCGAGACCGCGGAAGGCCAGAAATTCATCAGCTATGACAAGGCGATCATCGCCGTCGGTTCCAAGGCCGCACTGCCGAAGGCGTTCGACCTCGGCAACCCGCGCGTGATGACCTCCCGTGGCGCGCTGGAAGTGGAAGACATTCCGGAGAACCTGCTCGTGGTCGGTGGCGGTTACATCGGCATGGAGCTGGGCACGGTGTATGCCGGTCTCGGCAGCAAGGTCGTCGTCATCGAAGCGATGGATTCCCTCCTCGCCGGTGCCGATGCTGACCTCGCCCGTCCGGTCGTCGCTTACGCGAAGAAGGCGTTCAAGGAAGTGCGCCTCAAGGCGAAAGTTCTGAGCATGGCCACCGTCGGCAAGCAGATCAAAGTGGTGAGCGAAATGAACGGACAGAAGCTCGAAGAGTTGTATGACCGTGTGCTCGTCGCCGTGGGTCGCGGACCGAACTCGGAAGATCTCGGTCTGGAAAACACCAAGGTCACGCGCGATGAAAAAGGTTTCATCAAGATCAACGCGCAGCAGCAGACCGAAGACCCGAACATCTACGCCATCGGCGACGTCGCGGGCGGCATCATGCTCGCGCACAAGGCTTCGAAGGAAGCGCGCATCGCGGTGGACGTCATCACGGGCCACAACAGCGCCTTCGAGAAGATCGTCATCCCGGCCGTCGTATTCACCGATCCTGAAGTGGCTTGGGCCGGTCTGACGGAAGCGGAAGCGAAGAAACAAGGTCGCGAAGTGAAGGTCGCCAAGTTCCCTTGGGGCGCTTCCGGTCGCGCACTGAGCTTCGATCGCCCGGATGGTTTGACCAAGCTGATCATCGATCCGGAGACCGAGCGCATCCTCGGCGTGGGCATCGTGGGTCACGGCGCGGGCGAACTCATCGCCGAAGGCACGCTCGCCATCGAGATGGGTGCCACGGTGACGGACCTCGCGGAAACGGTCCACCCGCATCCGACGCTCTCCGAGACGTTGATGGAAAGCGCCGAAGTGTTCTTCGGCCACGCCACGCACACGTTCGTGAAGAAAGCCGCTCCGACGGAGTAG
- a CDS encoding lipoate--protein ligase family protein, which translates to MQLLDLSYPEPARNLACDEALLNWCEAHQRPVMRFWESPVPFVVLGYANRVAKEVDKAACERAGVPVLRRCSGGGTVLQGPGCISYALVLPLDYAAELRSISDSNSYIMAKNANAIHLLLSGAITVEGHTDLVWKGRKFSGNSQRRTKNALLFHGTFLLKYDLALVEQTLQMPLLQPDYRKQRSHTEFVANIPITGMGLKSALRQEWQVSGKFTDDIESDMQALLAEKYDNPQWHEKF; encoded by the coding sequence ATGCAACTGCTTGATCTCAGTTATCCTGAGCCAGCCCGCAATCTAGCCTGTGATGAGGCATTGCTCAACTGGTGTGAAGCCCATCAGCGGCCCGTGATGCGCTTTTGGGAATCGCCCGTGCCTTTTGTGGTATTGGGCTATGCCAATCGGGTGGCTAAAGAAGTGGATAAAGCTGCCTGCGAACGGGCAGGTGTTCCAGTTCTAAGACGTTGCAGTGGAGGCGGTACCGTATTACAAGGCCCCGGCTGTATCAGCTACGCCTTGGTCTTGCCTTTGGATTATGCAGCGGAGCTGCGATCCATTTCTGATTCCAACTCCTACATCATGGCCAAGAACGCCAATGCCATCCATTTGCTCCTGTCCGGGGCGATCACAGTAGAAGGGCACACGGATTTGGTCTGGAAGGGGCGAAAGTTTTCAGGCAATTCCCAACGCCGAACGAAGAACGCCCTGCTCTTTCACGGAACTTTTTTACTGAAATATGATCTCGCGCTGGTGGAACAGACCCTCCAGATGCCCCTTTTGCAGCCGGATTACCGGAAGCAACGCAGTCATACGGAGTTCGTCGCCAACATCCCGATCACCGGCATGGGCCTGAAAAGTGCCTTGCGACAGGAATGGCAAGTAAGCGGAAAATTCACCGACGATATCGAGTCAGACATGCAGGCGTTGCTCGCGGAGAAATACGACAATCCGCAGTGGCATGAGAAGTTCTGA
- the aceE gene encoding pyruvate dehydrogenase (acetyl-transferring), homodimeric type, whose translation MCGFGGHPAGPYIGQHWTTGQAVSTKILESAPENGVAGKSGNAAIAQKWLVALEHFVDATLAQQNPEQAHAFVERLLERLEEAGVKAARSVSTPYVNSIPVEEQPKYPGDWQMEVRIKSLLRWNAMAMVVNANRKHNGLGGHISTYASSATLYEVAYNHFFHGGDGERPADIIYFQGHATPGNYARAFLEGRLTEQHLHNFRQELAEGGGLSSYPHPYLMPDFWQFPTVSMGLGPIMSIYQARFNRYLKARGFVNWKTEPKVWAFVGDGESDEPETLGALTLASRENLDNLVWVVNCNLQRLDGPVRGNGKIIQELESAFRGAGWNVIKVIWGTDWDELLAKDSKGILRKRMEEVVDGEYQKYVVEPGSYIRKNFFGKDPELLAMVHHLTDEQLTKLMRGGHDMRKVFAAFKAATEHKGRPTVVLAKTVKGYGLGEAGEGRNVSHGQKKLNEKELREFRKRFNIPISDEEIAETPFYKPAPDSPEIKYLQKRRKELGGYIPKRTVKVAPLNIPDREHFKDFYKGSADSQVSTTMAFVRLLTHLLRNKEIGRYVVPIIPDEARTFGMDALFREVGIYSPKGQLYEPVDSKSLLYYKEAKDGQILEEGITEAGAISSFISAGTAYATHGVNTMPFFTYYSMFGFQRIGDQIWLAGDIKAKGFLLGATAGRTTLNGEGLQHEDGHSLLLASTIPTLMTYDPAFAYELAIIVQDGMRRMYQEGEEIFYYLTLYNENIPMPPMPEGVEEGILKGLYKFNTGATGLKHKAQILGSGTIMQSALKAQKILAEKYNVSADVWSATNYKLLRNEALRCERWNMLHPTETAKKPWFQADLEKEKGPFIAVSDSMKIVPDQIAPWVPGGLTTLGTDGFGRSDTRERLRRFFEVDAESTVIATLYALAKRGEVDRKVVAQAIKDMGVDPEKVFPYLL comes from the coding sequence ATGTGCGGCTTCGGCGGTCACCCCGCCGGGCCGTATATTGGTCAACATTGGACGACGGGACAAGCTGTGAGCACAAAGATTTTGGAATCAGCGCCGGAAAACGGCGTAGCAGGCAAATCCGGTAACGCCGCCATCGCACAAAAATGGCTGGTGGCGCTGGAGCATTTTGTCGATGCCACCCTCGCGCAACAGAACCCTGAACAGGCCCACGCCTTTGTGGAGCGTCTGCTCGAACGTCTCGAGGAAGCGGGCGTCAAGGCCGCGCGTTCCGTCAGCACGCCTTACGTCAACAGCATCCCGGTGGAAGAGCAGCCGAAGTATCCCGGTGACTGGCAGATGGAAGTGCGTATCAAGAGCCTTCTGCGCTGGAACGCGATGGCGATGGTGGTAAACGCGAACCGCAAGCACAACGGCCTTGGCGGTCACATCTCCACGTATGCTTCTTCGGCCACGTTGTACGAGGTCGCATACAATCATTTCTTCCACGGCGGCGATGGCGAACGTCCCGCGGACATCATCTATTTCCAAGGTCACGCGACGCCCGGTAACTACGCGCGCGCTTTCCTGGAAGGCCGTTTGACGGAGCAGCACTTGCATAACTTCCGTCAGGAATTGGCTGAAGGCGGCGGTCTCTCCTCCTATCCGCATCCTTATTTGATGCCGGATTTCTGGCAGTTCCCGACGGTATCGATGGGTCTCGGCCCGATCATGTCCATCTATCAGGCGCGTTTTAATCGCTACCTGAAAGCACGTGGTTTCGTTAATTGGAAAACGGAGCCGAAGGTCTGGGCGTTCGTCGGTGACGGTGAATCCGATGAACCGGAAACGCTCGGTGCACTCACGCTCGCTTCGCGCGAGAACTTGGACAACCTCGTCTGGGTGGTGAACTGCAACCTCCAGCGTTTGGACGGTCCCGTTCGTGGTAACGGCAAGATCATCCAGGAACTCGAATCCGCCTTCCGCGGTGCGGGCTGGAATGTCATCAAGGTCATCTGGGGCACGGACTGGGATGAACTCCTCGCGAAGGACAGCAAGGGCATCCTCCGCAAACGCATGGAAGAAGTCGTGGACGGCGAGTATCAGAAATACGTCGTCGAACCCGGCTCCTACATCCGCAAGAATTTCTTCGGCAAAGACCCGGAACTGCTCGCGATGGTGCATCACCTCACGGACGAGCAGCTCACCAAGCTCATGCGCGGCGGTCACGATATGCGCAAGGTGTTCGCTGCCTTCAAGGCCGCCACCGAGCATAAGGGTCGCCCGACGGTCGTACTCGCGAAGACGGTCAAAGGCTACGGTCTCGGTGAAGCGGGCGAAGGCCGCAATGTTTCGCACGGTCAGAAGAAGCTGAACGAAAAAGAACTGCGCGAATTCCGCAAGCGTTTCAACATCCCGATCAGCGATGAAGAGATCGCGGAAACGCCGTTCTATAAGCCCGCGCCGGACAGCCCGGAGATCAAGTATCTCCAGAAGCGCCGCAAAGAACTCGGTGGTTACATTCCTAAGCGCACGGTCAAGGTCGCGCCCTTGAACATTCCTGACCGCGAGCATTTCAAGGACTTCTACAAGGGTTCGGCCGACAGCCAAGTCTCCACGACGATGGCGTTCGTGCGCTTGCTCACGCATCTGCTGCGTAACAAGGAGATCGGCCGCTATGTCGTTCCGATCATCCCTGATGAAGCGCGCACGTTCGGTATGGATGCCTTGTTCCGCGAGGTCGGCATCTACTCGCCGAAGGGCCAGCTTTACGAGCCGGTGGATAGCAAGTCGCTCCTCTACTACAAGGAAGCGAAGGACGGTCAGATTCTCGAAGAGGGTATCACTGAAGCCGGTGCGATCTCGTCGTTCATCTCGGCCGGCACGGCTTACGCCACGCATGGCGTGAACACGATGCCGTTCTTCACGTATTACTCGATGTTCGGCTTCCAGCGTATCGGCGACCAGATCTGGCTCGCCGGTGACATCAAGGCGAAGGGCTTCCTGCTCGGCGCCACCGCTGGCCGCACGACATTGAACGGTGAAGGTCTGCAACACGAAGATGGTCACAGCCTCTTGCTCGCGAGCACGATCCCGACCTTGATGACGTATGATCCGGCGTTCGCTTACGAACTCGCGATTATCGTGCAGGACGGCATGCGCCGCATGTATCAGGAAGGCGAAGAGATCTTCTACTACCTGACGCTCTATAATGAGAACATCCCGATGCCGCCGATGCCGGAAGGTGTCGAGGAAGGCATCCTCAAGGGTCTGTATAAGTTTAACACGGGCGCGACTGGACTGAAGCACAAGGCGCAGATCCTTGGCAGCGGCACCATCATGCAGTCCGCGTTGAAAGCCCAGAAAATCCTCGCCGAGAAATACAATGTCTCGGCGGATGTCTGGAGCGCCACGAATTACAAACTGCTGCGGAATGAAGCCCTGCGTTGCGAACGCTGGAACATGCTGCATCCCACAGAAACGGCGAAGAAGCCATGGTTCCAGGCGGATCTGGAAAAGGAAAAGGGCCCGTTCATCGCGGTGTCCGATTCCATGAAGATCGTGCCGGACCAGATCGCTCCTTGGGTGCCGGGTGGGTTGACCACCTTGGGCACGGACGGCTTCGGCCGCAGCGATACGCGTGAACGTCTGCGCCGCTTCTTCGAAGTGGATGCGGAAAGCACCGTGATCGCCACGCTGTATGCCCTGGCGAAACGTGGCGAAGTGGATCGCAAGGTAGTGGCGCAGGCCATCAAAGACATGGGCGTGGACCCGGAGAAGGTGTTCCCGTACCTGCTGTGA